In Microcella indica, the genomic window TCGTGCCGGTCTCCGCCGAGGCGACGGTCGGGCAGGCCCTCGCGCGCGCCTACGACTCCCCGGGGGCGGTCGTGACGATTCTCGACGCCGAGGGGCGCCCCTCGCGGTGCCTCCCGGTGTCGGCCCTGCGCCACTGGCTGCCCGATGCGCCGATCAGCGACGTGGTGGCCGACGCGATCCCGGCGATCGACGATGAGGATGTCACCGACTCCCGCGCGGCGTTCGCCCTCATCGAGGCCGCGGGCGTCGAGGCGGTCGCGGTGCGGCACCACGGCGAGATCGTGGCGACGCTGAGCGCCCGCAGCGCCGTGCGGTCGACGATCTACCCTCCTGCGCTGGATGCTCACGGCAGGCTGCGCGTCGCCGCAGCGGTCGGCATCGCGCGTGACCCCGCCGAGCGGGCCGCGGCCCTCGTCGAGGCGGGTGTCGACGTGCTCGTGCTCGATACGGCGCACGGCCACCAGGAGCAGATGGTGCAGGCCATTCGCGAGGTGAGTGCGCGCTCGCTCGGCGTGCCGATCGTCGCGGGCAACGTCGTCACCGCCGAGGCGGCCGTCGAGCTCGCGCAAGCGGGGGCAGACGTCCTGAAGGTCGGCGTGGGGCCGGGGGCGATGTGCACGACGCGCATGATGACGGCGGTCGGGCGCCCGCAGTTCTCGGCGGTGCTCGAGACGGCGGAGGCGGCCCGTGAGCACGGCGCCCGGGTGTGGGCTGACGGGGGAGTGCGGTACCCGCGCGACGTAGCCCTGGCGCTCGCGGCCGGCGCCTCGGCCGTCATGATCGGCTCGTGGTTCGCCGGCACTCTCGAGTCGCCCGGCGACATCGAGCTCGACGACTCGGGGCGGGCTTTCAAGAGCAGCTGGGGCATGGCGTCGACGAAGGCGGTCGAGCAGAGGTTCCGGCGACTGGACGCCTTCGAGCGCGCCCGCAAGACCCTCTTCGCGGAGGGCATCTCGAGCTCGCGCATCTACCTCGACCCCGAGCGCCCCTCGCTCGACGACCTGCTCGACATGATCACGTCGGGCCTGCGCAGCTCGATGACGTATGCGGGGGCGTCGACCCTCGAGCAGTTCCGCGACCGCGCTGTCGTCGGCACGCAGTCGGCGGCAGGGTACGACGAGGGCAAGGCCCTGCCGGTCTCCTGGTAGGCGAACGTGCAGGGAGGCAGACTCGCAGGGGGCGAGCCCGTGCGTGGCCCTATACTGGCGCGATAATGGAACCCCCGTCAGCCCCTGCGGAGCCTCCTCATAGTCCGCACTCCCTGATCTCTGCCCGATGCGCGATGGGCCCCGCCCGTGGGCGCTGAGGTCTTCGGCGCCGCCCTCGCTGGCGGTGCGCTCCCGGGGGGCGAGTGGCTACTGCTCGGCATCGGCGTGCTGCTGACGATCGGCACCGGCCTGTTCGTCGCGAGCGAGTTCGCGCTCGTCAACCTCGACCGCTCCGAGCTCGAAGCCCGCCAGGCGCGGGGGGAGAAGCGGCTCGGGCCGACCATCTCGGCGCTCAAGATCACGTCGACGCACCTCTCGAGCGCGCAGTTGGGCATCACGCTCACGACGCTCCTCACGGGCTACACGATGGAGCCCGCGATCTCGAGCCTGCTCGCCGGGCCCCTCACGGCGATCGGCCTGCCCGAGGCCGCCGTGCGTCCGGTCGGCTCGGTGACGGCGATCGTCGCCGCGACGCTTCTGTCGATGATCGTCGGCGAGCTCGTGCCGAAGAACTTCGCGCTCTCACTGCCCCGGCAGACCGCCAAGCTCGTCATCCCGTTCCAGTGGGCCTTCACGACCGTGTTCCGGCCCGCGATCGTCTTCCTCAACAACTCGGCGAACACGCTCCTGCGGGCGATGGGCGTCGACCCGAAGGAGGAGCTGAGCGGGGCGCGCACGGCCGAGGAGCTCGCCTCGCTCGTGCGCCGCTCAGCGAGCGAGGGCAGCCTCGAGGCGGGCACGGCGACTCTGCTCTCCCGCACTCTCGCGTTCTCGCAGCACTCGGCGCAAGACGTCATGACGCCCCGCCCCCGCGTCGCGGCCGTCGAACGCGGCGACTCCGCGCAGGACGTCATCGATCTCGCGCGGCGCACGGGGCACTCGCGGTTCCCCGTCGTCGACGACTCCATCGACGACATCGTCGGCATCGTGCACGTCAAGCAGGCTGTCGCTGTGCCGCGAGAGCGGCGCGCGGATGTTCCCGCGAGCGCGCTGCAATCGGATGCTCTGCGCGTGCCCGAGACCATGAAGCTCGACACCCTGCTCGGTGAGCTGCGCGCCCAGGGCTACCAGATGGCGATCGTCGTCGACGAGTACGGCGGCACGGCGGGCGTCGCGACGCTCGAAGATCTCGTGGAGGAGCTCGTGGGCGAAGTGAGCGACGAGCACGATCGCGCGATCGTCGACGTCGTGCGCTCGCGCGACTGGCTGACCTTCCCCGGCATCCTGCGGCCCGACGAGCTGCGCGACCGCGCCGGGGTGACGGTGCCCGACGACGGGCCATGGGAGACCGTGGGCGGCTACCTCATGGCCGAGCTCGGGCGTCTCCCGCGCGTGGCCGACACGATCGAGATCCCGGAGGGGACCTTCCGCATCGAGCGGCTCGACGGGCGGCGCATCGACCGCGTGCGCTTCACACCGCGAGCCCGTGACGAGGCCGAGACCGTCGAGGCAGGTGAGGTGCGATGAGCGAATCAGACTGGTGGGGCATCGCGTGGCTCGTGATCCTGCTCGCGGGCAACGCCTTCTTCGTCGGCGCCGAGTTCGCCGTCATCTCCGCGAAGCGCTCCCAGATCGAGCCGCGCGCCGAGAAGGGCTCCCGGGCGGCGAAGACGGCGCTCTGGGCCATGGAGCACGCGACGCTCATGCTCGCGACGAGCCAGTTGGGCATCACGGTGTGCTCGCTCCTCATCCTCAACGTCTCCGAGCCCGCCATCAAGCACCTCCTCGAGGTGCCGCTCGAGCTCACAGGGCTGGGCCCGGAGTGGATCGCGGGCATCGCCTTCACGATCGCGCTGCTCTTCGTCTCCTACCTGCACGTCGTGCTCGGCGAGATGGTGCCCAAGAACCTCTCCTTCTCGCTGCCGACGCGCGCAGTGCTCATCCTCGCGCCGCCGCTCGTGACCGTCGCGCGCATCTTCGCCCCCATCATCTGGAGCCTCAACGGCATCGCCAACGGCGTGCTGCGGCTGTTCGGGGTCGAGCCGAAGGACGAGGCCACGAGCGCATTCACGCTCGAGGAGGTCGAGACGATCGTGCAGCAGTCCACGCGGGAGGGACTGCTCATGGACACCTCGGGGGCGCTCACGGCGGCGTTCGAGTTCACGACGAAGATCGTCGACGATGTCGCTCTGCCGCTCGACACGCTCGTGGCCCTGCCGGAGGACGCCTCGGCGATCGATCTGGAGCGCGCGGTCGCCCAGCGCGGCTTCAGCCGGTACCCGCTCGTGGACGAGCGCGGCGAGCCGACCGGCTACCTGCACCTCAAGGACGTCATCGATCTGCCCGAGGACGAGCAGGACGACCCGGTGCCGCCCAAGCGCATCCGTCGCCTCGTCTCGATCCTCGCGACGGCAGACCTCGAGGATGCCCTCGCGATCATGCGGCGCTCGGGTGCCCACCTCGCGCGCGCCGTCGACGCGGAAGGCCGCACGAGCGGCGTCCTCTTCCTCGAGGACATCATCGAGGAGCTCGTCGGCGAGGTGCAGGACGCCACGAGGCGTCGTTAGGGCACTGCTCGCTCCGCG contains:
- a CDS encoding hemolysin family protein, whose protein sequence is MLGIGVLLTIGTGLFVASEFALVNLDRSELEARQARGEKRLGPTISALKITSTHLSSAQLGITLTTLLTGYTMEPAISSLLAGPLTAIGLPEAAVRPVGSVTAIVAATLLSMIVGELVPKNFALSLPRQTAKLVIPFQWAFTTVFRPAIVFLNNSANTLLRAMGVDPKEELSGARTAEELASLVRRSASEGSLEAGTATLLSRTLAFSQHSAQDVMTPRPRVAAVERGDSAQDVIDLARRTGHSRFPVVDDSIDDIVGIVHVKQAVAVPRERRADVPASALQSDALRVPETMKLDTLLGELRAQGYQMAIVVDEYGGTAGVATLEDLVEELVGEVSDEHDRAIVDVVRSRDWLTFPGILRPDELRDRAGVTVPDDGPWETVGGYLMAELGRLPRVADTIEIPEGTFRIERLDGRRIDRVRFTPRARDEAETVEAGEVR
- a CDS encoding hemolysin family protein, which gives rise to MSESDWWGIAWLVILLAGNAFFVGAEFAVISAKRSQIEPRAEKGSRAAKTALWAMEHATLMLATSQLGITVCSLLILNVSEPAIKHLLEVPLELTGLGPEWIAGIAFTIALLFVSYLHVVLGEMVPKNLSFSLPTRAVLILAPPLVTVARIFAPIIWSLNGIANGVLRLFGVEPKDEATSAFTLEEVETIVQQSTREGLLMDTSGALTAAFEFTTKIVDDVALPLDTLVALPEDASAIDLERAVAQRGFSRYPLVDERGEPTGYLHLKDVIDLPEDEQDDPVPPKRIRRLVSILATADLEDALAIMRRSGAHLARAVDAEGRTSGVLFLEDIIEELVGEVQDATRRR
- a CDS encoding GuaB1 family IMP dehydrogenase-related protein, translated to MRFLTERPSHDLTYSDVFLVPQRSSVGSRLSVDLTGEDACGLRMPLVAANMTSVTGPRLAAAMARRGGLGVLPQDLALQDLDAAVQHVKSAPTVYDPLVPVSAEATVGQALARAYDSPGAVVTILDAEGRPSRCLPVSALRHWLPDAPISDVVADAIPAIDDEDVTDSRAAFALIEAAGVEAVAVRHHGEIVATLSARSAVRSTIYPPALDAHGRLRVAAAVGIARDPAERAAALVEAGVDVLVLDTAHGHQEQMVQAIREVSARSLGVPIVAGNVVTAEAAVELAQAGADVLKVGVGPGAMCTTRMMTAVGRPQFSAVLETAEAAREHGARVWADGGVRYPRDVALALAAGASAVMIGSWFAGTLESPGDIELDDSGRAFKSSWGMASTKAVEQRFRRLDAFERARKTLFAEGISSSRIYLDPERPSLDDLLDMITSGLRSSMTYAGASTLEQFRDRAVVGTQSAAGYDEGKALPVSW